The following proteins are encoded in a genomic region of Lemur catta isolate mLemCat1 chromosome 10, mLemCat1.pri, whole genome shotgun sequence:
- the RALGDS gene encoding ral guanine nucleotide dissociation stimulator isoform X4 yields MMVDCQSSTQEIGEELINGVVYSISLRRVQLHHGATKGQRWLGYENESALNLYETCKVRTVKAGTLEKLVEHLVPAFQGSDLSYVTIFLCTYRAFTTTQQVLDLLFKRYGCILPYSHEDGGPQDQLKNAISSILGTWLDQYSEDFCQPPDFPCLKQLVAYVQLNMPGSDLERRAHLLLAQLERSEPLEAEPEALSPAPVPALKPALELEPAPVPAPPPSPVPAPELEPAPAPELEPAPAPELEPAPAPELEPAPAPELEPAPAPELEPAPAPEREAAPAPELEAAPAPPLELEPVLVSALVPAPELEPALSQTLELEPVPTPAPPSEPSWPSPVLAENGLSEEKPHLLVFPPDLVAEQFTLMDAELFKKVVPYHCLGSIWSQRDKKGKEHLAPTIRATVTQFNNVANCVITTCLGDRSMKAPDRARVVEHWIEVARECRVLKNFSSLHAVLSALQSNSIHRLKKTWEEVSRDSFRIFQKLSEIFSDDNNYSLSRELLIKEGTSKFATLEMNPKRAQKRPKETGAIQGTVPYLGTFLTDLVMLDTAMKDYLYGRLINFEKRRKEFEVIAQIKLLQSACNNYSIAPEEHFRAWFRAMERLSETESYNLSCELEPPSESASNTLKTKKNVAIVKRWSDRQAPSTELSTSGSSHSKSCDQLRCGPYLSSGDFADALSVHSAGSSSSDVEEINMSFVPESPDGQEKKFWESASQSSPETSGISSASSSTSSSSASTTPVASTRTHKRSVSGVCGHGASLPLYNQQVGDCCIIRVSLDVDNGNMYKSILVTSQDKAPAVIRKAMDKHNLDEDEPEDYELVQIISEDRKLKIPENANVFYAMNSAANYDFVLKKRNFTKGAKVKHGASSTLPRMKQKGLKIAKGIF; encoded by the exons AGCTCCACACAGGAGATCGGCGAGGAGCTGATCAACGGGGTCGTCTACTCCATCTCCCTGCGCAGGGTGCAGCTGCACCACGGTGCCACCAAGGGCCAGCGCTGGCTCGGG TATGAGAACGAGTCGGCCCTGAACCTTTACGAGACCTGCAAGGTGCGGACCGTGAAGGCAGGCACGCTGGAGAAGCTGgtggagcacctggtgcccgccTTCCAGGGCAGCGACCTCTCCTACGTCACCATCTTCCTGTGCACCTACAGAGCCTTCACCACCACCCAACAGGTGCTGGACCTGCTGTTCAAAAG ATACGGATGCATCCTCCCTTATTCCCACGAGGACGGCGGACCCCAGGACCAACTGAAAAA TGCCATTTCCTCCATCCTGGGCACCTGGCTGGACCAGTACTCGGAAGATTTCTGTCAGCCCCCAGACTTCCCCTGCCTCAAGCAGCTAGTGGCCTACGTGCAGCTCAACATGCCCGGCTCAGACCTGGAGCGCCGCGCCCACCTCCTCCTGGCCCAGCTGGAGCGCTCGGAACCCCTCGAGGCAGAGCCTGAGG CCCTTTCACCAGCTCCAGTGCCAGCTCTAAAACCAGCTCTGGAGCTAGAGCCGGCTCCAGTGCCAGCTCCACCACCGAGTCCCGTGCCAGCACCAGAGCTAGAGCCAGCGCCAGCCCCAGAGCTAGAGCCAGCGCCAGCTCCAGAGCTAGAGCCAGCGCCAGCCCCAGAGCTAGAGCCAGCGCCAGCCCCAGAGCTAGAGCCAGCGCCAGCCCCAGAGCTAGAGCCAGCGCCAGCTCCAGAGCGGGAAGCAGCTCCAGCGCCAGAGCTGGAGGCAGCGCCAGCACCACCTCTCGAGCTAGAGCCAGTTCTGGTGTCAGCGCTCGTGCCAGCCCCAGAGCTGGAGCCGGCTCTGTCACAGACTCTCGAGCTAGAGCCAGTTCCAACGCCAGCTCCACCATCAGAGCCTTCCTGGCCGTCACCTGTGCTTGCAGAGAACGGGCTGAGTGAGGAGAAGCCTCACCTCCTGGTGTTCCCTCCCGACCTGGTGGCCGAGCAGTTTACGCTGATGGACGCG GAGCTGTTCAAGAAGGTGGTGCCCTACCACTGCCTGGGCTCCATCTGGTCCCAACGGGACAAGAAGGGCAAGGAGCACCTGGCACCCACCATCCGTGCCACCGTCACCCAGTTCAACAATGTGGCCAACTGCGTCATCACTACCTGTCTCGGGGACCGGAGCATGAAGGCCCCAGACAGGGCCAGGGTGGTGGAGCACTGGATCGAGGTGGCCAGG GAATGCCGTGTCCTCAAGAACTTCTCGTCCCTCCACGCCGTCCTCTCCGCCCTGCAGAGCAACTCCATCCACCGCCTGAAGAAGACGTGGGAGGAGGTTTCCAG GGACAGCTTCCGGATCTTTCAAAAGCTGTCAGAGATTTTCTCAGATGACAACAACTACTCGCTGAGCAGAGAGCTACTCATCAAG GAGGGGACCTCCAAGTTTGCCACCCTGGAGATGAACCCCAAGAGAGCCCAGAAGCGGCCGAAGGAGACG GGAGCCATCCAGGGCACCGTCCCCTACCTGGGCACGTTCCTCACTGACCTGGTGATGCTGGACACTGCCATGAAGGACTATCTGTAT GGGAGACTGATCAACTTcgagaagaggaggaag GAATTCGAAGTGATCGCCCAGATCAAGCTGCTGCAGTCGGCCTGCAACAACTACAGCATCGCGCCCGAGGAGCACTTTCGGGCCTGGTTCCGGGCCATGGAGCGGCTCAGCGAGACTGAGAG TTACAACCTGTCGTGTGAGCTGGAGCCCCCCTCCGAGTCGGCCAGCAACACCCTCAAGACCAAGAAGAACGTGGCCATCGTCAAGCGGTGGAGCGA CCGCCAGGCCCCCAGCACGGAGCTCAGTACCAGCGGCAGCTCCCACTCCAAGTCCTGTGACCAGCTCAGGTGCGGCCCCTACCTCAGCAGCGGGGACTTTGCGGATGCGCTCAGCGTGCACTCCGCCGGCTCCTCCAGCTCCGACGTGGAGGAGATCAACATGAGCTTTGTCCCGGAGTCCCCCGATGGCCAGGAAAAGAAG TTCTGGGAGTCAGCGTCCCAGTCATCCCCGGAGACCTCGGGCATCAGCTCTGCCTCCAGCAGCACCTCGTCCTCTTCGGCCTCCACCACGCCTGTGGCCAGCACACGCACCCACAAGCGCTCCGTCTCAGGGGTCTGCGGCCACGGCGCCTCACTGCCGCTCTACAACCAGCAGGTGGGCGACTGCTGCATCATCCGCGTCAGCCTGGACGTGGACAACGGCAACATGTACAAGAGCATCCTG GTGACCAGCCAAGATAAGGCTCCGGCCGTGATCCGCAAGGCCATGGACAAACACAACCTGGATGAGGATGAGCCAGAGGACTACGAGCTGGTACAGATCATTTCAGAGGATCGGA AGCTGAAGATACCCGAGAACGCCAATGTATTCTATGCCATGAACTCTGCCGCCAACTACGACTTTGTCCTGAAGAAGCGGAACTTCACCAAAGGGGCAAAGGTCAAGCATGGAGCCAGCTCCACCCTCCCCCGCATGAAGCAGAAAGGACTCAAGATTGCCAAGGGCATCTTCTGA
- the RALGDS gene encoding ral guanine nucleotide dissociation stimulator isoform X1 produces the protein MVQHMWAEAGGPAGGAEPLFPGSRRSRSVWDAVRLEVGAPDSCPVVLHSFTQLDPDLPRLESSTQEIGEELINGVVYSISLRRVQLHHGATKGQRWLGYENESALNLYETCKVRTVKAGTLEKLVEHLVPAFQGSDLSYVTIFLCTYRAFTTTQQVLDLLFKRYGRCDALTASSRYGCILPYSHEDGGPQDQLKNAISSILGTWLDQYSEDFCQPPDFPCLKQLVAYVQLNMPGSDLERRAHLLLAQLERSEPLEAEPEALSPAPVPALKPALELEPAPVPAPPPSPVPAPELEPAPAPELEPAPAPELEPAPAPELEPAPAPELEPAPAPELEPAPAPEREAAPAPELEAAPAPPLELEPVLVSALVPAPELEPALSQTLELEPVPTPAPPSEPSWPSPVLAENGLSEEKPHLLVFPPDLVAEQFTLMDAELFKKVVPYHCLGSIWSQRDKKGKEHLAPTIRATVTQFNNVANCVITTCLGDRSMKAPDRARVVEHWIEVARECRVLKNFSSLHAVLSALQSNSIHRLKKTWEEVSRDSFRIFQKLSEIFSDDNNYSLSRELLIKEGTSKFATLEMNPKRAQKRPKETGAIQGTVPYLGTFLTDLVMLDTAMKDYLYGRLINFEKRRKEFEVIAQIKLLQSACNNYSIAPEEHFRAWFRAMERLSETESYNLSCELEPPSESASNTLKTKKNVAIVKRWSDRQAPSTELSTSGSSHSKSCDQLRCGPYLSSGDFADALSVHSAGSSSSDVEEINMSFVPESPDGQEKKFWESASQSSPETSGISSASSSTSSSSASTTPVASTRTHKRSVSGVCGHGASLPLYNQQVGDCCIIRVSLDVDNGNMYKSILVTSQDKAPAVIRKAMDKHNLDEDEPEDYELVQIISEDRKLKIPENANVFYAMNSAANYDFVLKKRNFTKGAKVKHGASSTLPRMKQKGLKIAKGIF, from the exons AGCTCCACACAGGAGATCGGCGAGGAGCTGATCAACGGGGTCGTCTACTCCATCTCCCTGCGCAGGGTGCAGCTGCACCACGGTGCCACCAAGGGCCAGCGCTGGCTCGGG TATGAGAACGAGTCGGCCCTGAACCTTTACGAGACCTGCAAGGTGCGGACCGTGAAGGCAGGCACGCTGGAGAAGCTGgtggagcacctggtgcccgccTTCCAGGGCAGCGACCTCTCCTACGTCACCATCTTCCTGTGCACCTACAGAGCCTTCACCACCACCCAACAGGTGCTGGACCTGCTGTTCAAAAG GTACGGTAGATGTGACGCCCTCACGGCCTCCTCTAGATACGGATGCATCCTCCCTTATTCCCACGAGGACGGCGGACCCCAGGACCAACTGAAAAA TGCCATTTCCTCCATCCTGGGCACCTGGCTGGACCAGTACTCGGAAGATTTCTGTCAGCCCCCAGACTTCCCCTGCCTCAAGCAGCTAGTGGCCTACGTGCAGCTCAACATGCCCGGCTCAGACCTGGAGCGCCGCGCCCACCTCCTCCTGGCCCAGCTGGAGCGCTCGGAACCCCTCGAGGCAGAGCCTGAGG CCCTTTCACCAGCTCCAGTGCCAGCTCTAAAACCAGCTCTGGAGCTAGAGCCGGCTCCAGTGCCAGCTCCACCACCGAGTCCCGTGCCAGCACCAGAGCTAGAGCCAGCGCCAGCCCCAGAGCTAGAGCCAGCGCCAGCTCCAGAGCTAGAGCCAGCGCCAGCCCCAGAGCTAGAGCCAGCGCCAGCCCCAGAGCTAGAGCCAGCGCCAGCCCCAGAGCTAGAGCCAGCGCCAGCTCCAGAGCGGGAAGCAGCTCCAGCGCCAGAGCTGGAGGCAGCGCCAGCACCACCTCTCGAGCTAGAGCCAGTTCTGGTGTCAGCGCTCGTGCCAGCCCCAGAGCTGGAGCCGGCTCTGTCACAGACTCTCGAGCTAGAGCCAGTTCCAACGCCAGCTCCACCATCAGAGCCTTCCTGGCCGTCACCTGTGCTTGCAGAGAACGGGCTGAGTGAGGAGAAGCCTCACCTCCTGGTGTTCCCTCCCGACCTGGTGGCCGAGCAGTTTACGCTGATGGACGCG GAGCTGTTCAAGAAGGTGGTGCCCTACCACTGCCTGGGCTCCATCTGGTCCCAACGGGACAAGAAGGGCAAGGAGCACCTGGCACCCACCATCCGTGCCACCGTCACCCAGTTCAACAATGTGGCCAACTGCGTCATCACTACCTGTCTCGGGGACCGGAGCATGAAGGCCCCAGACAGGGCCAGGGTGGTGGAGCACTGGATCGAGGTGGCCAGG GAATGCCGTGTCCTCAAGAACTTCTCGTCCCTCCACGCCGTCCTCTCCGCCCTGCAGAGCAACTCCATCCACCGCCTGAAGAAGACGTGGGAGGAGGTTTCCAG GGACAGCTTCCGGATCTTTCAAAAGCTGTCAGAGATTTTCTCAGATGACAACAACTACTCGCTGAGCAGAGAGCTACTCATCAAG GAGGGGACCTCCAAGTTTGCCACCCTGGAGATGAACCCCAAGAGAGCCCAGAAGCGGCCGAAGGAGACG GGAGCCATCCAGGGCACCGTCCCCTACCTGGGCACGTTCCTCACTGACCTGGTGATGCTGGACACTGCCATGAAGGACTATCTGTAT GGGAGACTGATCAACTTcgagaagaggaggaag GAATTCGAAGTGATCGCCCAGATCAAGCTGCTGCAGTCGGCCTGCAACAACTACAGCATCGCGCCCGAGGAGCACTTTCGGGCCTGGTTCCGGGCCATGGAGCGGCTCAGCGAGACTGAGAG TTACAACCTGTCGTGTGAGCTGGAGCCCCCCTCCGAGTCGGCCAGCAACACCCTCAAGACCAAGAAGAACGTGGCCATCGTCAAGCGGTGGAGCGA CCGCCAGGCCCCCAGCACGGAGCTCAGTACCAGCGGCAGCTCCCACTCCAAGTCCTGTGACCAGCTCAGGTGCGGCCCCTACCTCAGCAGCGGGGACTTTGCGGATGCGCTCAGCGTGCACTCCGCCGGCTCCTCCAGCTCCGACGTGGAGGAGATCAACATGAGCTTTGTCCCGGAGTCCCCCGATGGCCAGGAAAAGAAG TTCTGGGAGTCAGCGTCCCAGTCATCCCCGGAGACCTCGGGCATCAGCTCTGCCTCCAGCAGCACCTCGTCCTCTTCGGCCTCCACCACGCCTGTGGCCAGCACACGCACCCACAAGCGCTCCGTCTCAGGGGTCTGCGGCCACGGCGCCTCACTGCCGCTCTACAACCAGCAGGTGGGCGACTGCTGCATCATCCGCGTCAGCCTGGACGTGGACAACGGCAACATGTACAAGAGCATCCTG GTGACCAGCCAAGATAAGGCTCCGGCCGTGATCCGCAAGGCCATGGACAAACACAACCTGGATGAGGATGAGCCAGAGGACTACGAGCTGGTACAGATCATTTCAGAGGATCGGA AGCTGAAGATACCCGAGAACGCCAATGTATTCTATGCCATGAACTCTGCCGCCAACTACGACTTTGTCCTGAAGAAGCGGAACTTCACCAAAGGGGCAAAGGTCAAGCATGGAGCCAGCTCCACCCTCCCCCGCATGAAGCAGAAAGGACTCAAGATTGCCAAGGGCATCTTCTGA
- the RALGDS gene encoding ral guanine nucleotide dissociation stimulator isoform X3 has protein sequence MMVDCQSSTQEIGEELINGVVYSISLRRVQLHHGATKGQRWLGYENESALNLYETCKVRTVKAGTLEKLVEHLVPAFQGSDLSYVTIFLCTYRAFTTTQQVLDLLFKRYGRCDALTASSRYGCILPYSHEDGGPQDQLKNAISSILGTWLDQYSEDFCQPPDFPCLKQLVAYVQLNMPGSDLERRAHLLLAQLERSEPLEAEPEALSPAPVPALKPALELEPAPVPAPPPSPVPAPELEPAPAPELEPAPAPELEPAPAPELEPAPAPELEPAPAPELEPAPAPEREAAPAPELEAAPAPPLELEPVLVSALVPAPELEPALSQTLELEPVPTPAPPSEPSWPSPVLAENGLSEEKPHLLVFPPDLVAEQFTLMDAELFKKVVPYHCLGSIWSQRDKKGKEHLAPTIRATVTQFNNVANCVITTCLGDRSMKAPDRARVVEHWIEVARECRVLKNFSSLHAVLSALQSNSIHRLKKTWEEVSRDSFRIFQKLSEIFSDDNNYSLSRELLIKEGTSKFATLEMNPKRAQKRPKETGAIQGTVPYLGTFLTDLVMLDTAMKDYLYGRLINFEKRRKEFEVIAQIKLLQSACNNYSIAPEEHFRAWFRAMERLSETESYNLSCELEPPSESASNTLKTKKNVAIVKRWSDRQAPSTELSTSGSSHSKSCDQLRCGPYLSSGDFADALSVHSAGSSSSDVEEINMSFVPESPDGQEKKFWESASQSSPETSGISSASSSTSSSSASTTPVASTRTHKRSVSGVCGHGASLPLYNQQVGDCCIIRVSLDVDNGNMYKSILVTSQDKAPAVIRKAMDKHNLDEDEPEDYELVQIISEDRKLKIPENANVFYAMNSAANYDFVLKKRNFTKGAKVKHGASSTLPRMKQKGLKIAKGIF, from the exons AGCTCCACACAGGAGATCGGCGAGGAGCTGATCAACGGGGTCGTCTACTCCATCTCCCTGCGCAGGGTGCAGCTGCACCACGGTGCCACCAAGGGCCAGCGCTGGCTCGGG TATGAGAACGAGTCGGCCCTGAACCTTTACGAGACCTGCAAGGTGCGGACCGTGAAGGCAGGCACGCTGGAGAAGCTGgtggagcacctggtgcccgccTTCCAGGGCAGCGACCTCTCCTACGTCACCATCTTCCTGTGCACCTACAGAGCCTTCACCACCACCCAACAGGTGCTGGACCTGCTGTTCAAAAG GTACGGTAGATGTGACGCCCTCACGGCCTCCTCTAGATACGGATGCATCCTCCCTTATTCCCACGAGGACGGCGGACCCCAGGACCAACTGAAAAA TGCCATTTCCTCCATCCTGGGCACCTGGCTGGACCAGTACTCGGAAGATTTCTGTCAGCCCCCAGACTTCCCCTGCCTCAAGCAGCTAGTGGCCTACGTGCAGCTCAACATGCCCGGCTCAGACCTGGAGCGCCGCGCCCACCTCCTCCTGGCCCAGCTGGAGCGCTCGGAACCCCTCGAGGCAGAGCCTGAGG CCCTTTCACCAGCTCCAGTGCCAGCTCTAAAACCAGCTCTGGAGCTAGAGCCGGCTCCAGTGCCAGCTCCACCACCGAGTCCCGTGCCAGCACCAGAGCTAGAGCCAGCGCCAGCCCCAGAGCTAGAGCCAGCGCCAGCTCCAGAGCTAGAGCCAGCGCCAGCCCCAGAGCTAGAGCCAGCGCCAGCCCCAGAGCTAGAGCCAGCGCCAGCCCCAGAGCTAGAGCCAGCGCCAGCTCCAGAGCGGGAAGCAGCTCCAGCGCCAGAGCTGGAGGCAGCGCCAGCACCACCTCTCGAGCTAGAGCCAGTTCTGGTGTCAGCGCTCGTGCCAGCCCCAGAGCTGGAGCCGGCTCTGTCACAGACTCTCGAGCTAGAGCCAGTTCCAACGCCAGCTCCACCATCAGAGCCTTCCTGGCCGTCACCTGTGCTTGCAGAGAACGGGCTGAGTGAGGAGAAGCCTCACCTCCTGGTGTTCCCTCCCGACCTGGTGGCCGAGCAGTTTACGCTGATGGACGCG GAGCTGTTCAAGAAGGTGGTGCCCTACCACTGCCTGGGCTCCATCTGGTCCCAACGGGACAAGAAGGGCAAGGAGCACCTGGCACCCACCATCCGTGCCACCGTCACCCAGTTCAACAATGTGGCCAACTGCGTCATCACTACCTGTCTCGGGGACCGGAGCATGAAGGCCCCAGACAGGGCCAGGGTGGTGGAGCACTGGATCGAGGTGGCCAGG GAATGCCGTGTCCTCAAGAACTTCTCGTCCCTCCACGCCGTCCTCTCCGCCCTGCAGAGCAACTCCATCCACCGCCTGAAGAAGACGTGGGAGGAGGTTTCCAG GGACAGCTTCCGGATCTTTCAAAAGCTGTCAGAGATTTTCTCAGATGACAACAACTACTCGCTGAGCAGAGAGCTACTCATCAAG GAGGGGACCTCCAAGTTTGCCACCCTGGAGATGAACCCCAAGAGAGCCCAGAAGCGGCCGAAGGAGACG GGAGCCATCCAGGGCACCGTCCCCTACCTGGGCACGTTCCTCACTGACCTGGTGATGCTGGACACTGCCATGAAGGACTATCTGTAT GGGAGACTGATCAACTTcgagaagaggaggaag GAATTCGAAGTGATCGCCCAGATCAAGCTGCTGCAGTCGGCCTGCAACAACTACAGCATCGCGCCCGAGGAGCACTTTCGGGCCTGGTTCCGGGCCATGGAGCGGCTCAGCGAGACTGAGAG TTACAACCTGTCGTGTGAGCTGGAGCCCCCCTCCGAGTCGGCCAGCAACACCCTCAAGACCAAGAAGAACGTGGCCATCGTCAAGCGGTGGAGCGA CCGCCAGGCCCCCAGCACGGAGCTCAGTACCAGCGGCAGCTCCCACTCCAAGTCCTGTGACCAGCTCAGGTGCGGCCCCTACCTCAGCAGCGGGGACTTTGCGGATGCGCTCAGCGTGCACTCCGCCGGCTCCTCCAGCTCCGACGTGGAGGAGATCAACATGAGCTTTGTCCCGGAGTCCCCCGATGGCCAGGAAAAGAAG TTCTGGGAGTCAGCGTCCCAGTCATCCCCGGAGACCTCGGGCATCAGCTCTGCCTCCAGCAGCACCTCGTCCTCTTCGGCCTCCACCACGCCTGTGGCCAGCACACGCACCCACAAGCGCTCCGTCTCAGGGGTCTGCGGCCACGGCGCCTCACTGCCGCTCTACAACCAGCAGGTGGGCGACTGCTGCATCATCCGCGTCAGCCTGGACGTGGACAACGGCAACATGTACAAGAGCATCCTG GTGACCAGCCAAGATAAGGCTCCGGCCGTGATCCGCAAGGCCATGGACAAACACAACCTGGATGAGGATGAGCCAGAGGACTACGAGCTGGTACAGATCATTTCAGAGGATCGGA AGCTGAAGATACCCGAGAACGCCAATGTATTCTATGCCATGAACTCTGCCGCCAACTACGACTTTGTCCTGAAGAAGCGGAACTTCACCAAAGGGGCAAAGGTCAAGCATGGAGCCAGCTCCACCCTCCCCCGCATGAAGCAGAAAGGACTCAAGATTGCCAAGGGCATCTTCTGA
- the RALGDS gene encoding ral guanine nucleotide dissociation stimulator isoform X2, with translation MVQHMWAEAGGPAGGAEPLFPGSRRSRSVWDAVRLEVGAPDSCPVVLHSFTQLDPDLPRLESSTQEIGEELINGVVYSISLRRVQLHHGATKGQRWLGYENESALNLYETCKVRTVKAGTLEKLVEHLVPAFQGSDLSYVTIFLCTYRAFTTTQQVLDLLFKRYGCILPYSHEDGGPQDQLKNAISSILGTWLDQYSEDFCQPPDFPCLKQLVAYVQLNMPGSDLERRAHLLLAQLERSEPLEAEPEALSPAPVPALKPALELEPAPVPAPPPSPVPAPELEPAPAPELEPAPAPELEPAPAPELEPAPAPELEPAPAPELEPAPAPEREAAPAPELEAAPAPPLELEPVLVSALVPAPELEPALSQTLELEPVPTPAPPSEPSWPSPVLAENGLSEEKPHLLVFPPDLVAEQFTLMDAELFKKVVPYHCLGSIWSQRDKKGKEHLAPTIRATVTQFNNVANCVITTCLGDRSMKAPDRARVVEHWIEVARECRVLKNFSSLHAVLSALQSNSIHRLKKTWEEVSRDSFRIFQKLSEIFSDDNNYSLSRELLIKEGTSKFATLEMNPKRAQKRPKETGAIQGTVPYLGTFLTDLVMLDTAMKDYLYGRLINFEKRRKEFEVIAQIKLLQSACNNYSIAPEEHFRAWFRAMERLSETESYNLSCELEPPSESASNTLKTKKNVAIVKRWSDRQAPSTELSTSGSSHSKSCDQLRCGPYLSSGDFADALSVHSAGSSSSDVEEINMSFVPESPDGQEKKFWESASQSSPETSGISSASSSTSSSSASTTPVASTRTHKRSVSGVCGHGASLPLYNQQVGDCCIIRVSLDVDNGNMYKSILVTSQDKAPAVIRKAMDKHNLDEDEPEDYELVQIISEDRKLKIPENANVFYAMNSAANYDFVLKKRNFTKGAKVKHGASSTLPRMKQKGLKIAKGIF, from the exons AGCTCCACACAGGAGATCGGCGAGGAGCTGATCAACGGGGTCGTCTACTCCATCTCCCTGCGCAGGGTGCAGCTGCACCACGGTGCCACCAAGGGCCAGCGCTGGCTCGGG TATGAGAACGAGTCGGCCCTGAACCTTTACGAGACCTGCAAGGTGCGGACCGTGAAGGCAGGCACGCTGGAGAAGCTGgtggagcacctggtgcccgccTTCCAGGGCAGCGACCTCTCCTACGTCACCATCTTCCTGTGCACCTACAGAGCCTTCACCACCACCCAACAGGTGCTGGACCTGCTGTTCAAAAG ATACGGATGCATCCTCCCTTATTCCCACGAGGACGGCGGACCCCAGGACCAACTGAAAAA TGCCATTTCCTCCATCCTGGGCACCTGGCTGGACCAGTACTCGGAAGATTTCTGTCAGCCCCCAGACTTCCCCTGCCTCAAGCAGCTAGTGGCCTACGTGCAGCTCAACATGCCCGGCTCAGACCTGGAGCGCCGCGCCCACCTCCTCCTGGCCCAGCTGGAGCGCTCGGAACCCCTCGAGGCAGAGCCTGAGG CCCTTTCACCAGCTCCAGTGCCAGCTCTAAAACCAGCTCTGGAGCTAGAGCCGGCTCCAGTGCCAGCTCCACCACCGAGTCCCGTGCCAGCACCAGAGCTAGAGCCAGCGCCAGCCCCAGAGCTAGAGCCAGCGCCAGCTCCAGAGCTAGAGCCAGCGCCAGCCCCAGAGCTAGAGCCAGCGCCAGCCCCAGAGCTAGAGCCAGCGCCAGCCCCAGAGCTAGAGCCAGCGCCAGCTCCAGAGCGGGAAGCAGCTCCAGCGCCAGAGCTGGAGGCAGCGCCAGCACCACCTCTCGAGCTAGAGCCAGTTCTGGTGTCAGCGCTCGTGCCAGCCCCAGAGCTGGAGCCGGCTCTGTCACAGACTCTCGAGCTAGAGCCAGTTCCAACGCCAGCTCCACCATCAGAGCCTTCCTGGCCGTCACCTGTGCTTGCAGAGAACGGGCTGAGTGAGGAGAAGCCTCACCTCCTGGTGTTCCCTCCCGACCTGGTGGCCGAGCAGTTTACGCTGATGGACGCG GAGCTGTTCAAGAAGGTGGTGCCCTACCACTGCCTGGGCTCCATCTGGTCCCAACGGGACAAGAAGGGCAAGGAGCACCTGGCACCCACCATCCGTGCCACCGTCACCCAGTTCAACAATGTGGCCAACTGCGTCATCACTACCTGTCTCGGGGACCGGAGCATGAAGGCCCCAGACAGGGCCAGGGTGGTGGAGCACTGGATCGAGGTGGCCAGG GAATGCCGTGTCCTCAAGAACTTCTCGTCCCTCCACGCCGTCCTCTCCGCCCTGCAGAGCAACTCCATCCACCGCCTGAAGAAGACGTGGGAGGAGGTTTCCAG GGACAGCTTCCGGATCTTTCAAAAGCTGTCAGAGATTTTCTCAGATGACAACAACTACTCGCTGAGCAGAGAGCTACTCATCAAG GAGGGGACCTCCAAGTTTGCCACCCTGGAGATGAACCCCAAGAGAGCCCAGAAGCGGCCGAAGGAGACG GGAGCCATCCAGGGCACCGTCCCCTACCTGGGCACGTTCCTCACTGACCTGGTGATGCTGGACACTGCCATGAAGGACTATCTGTAT GGGAGACTGATCAACTTcgagaagaggaggaag GAATTCGAAGTGATCGCCCAGATCAAGCTGCTGCAGTCGGCCTGCAACAACTACAGCATCGCGCCCGAGGAGCACTTTCGGGCCTGGTTCCGGGCCATGGAGCGGCTCAGCGAGACTGAGAG TTACAACCTGTCGTGTGAGCTGGAGCCCCCCTCCGAGTCGGCCAGCAACACCCTCAAGACCAAGAAGAACGTGGCCATCGTCAAGCGGTGGAGCGA CCGCCAGGCCCCCAGCACGGAGCTCAGTACCAGCGGCAGCTCCCACTCCAAGTCCTGTGACCAGCTCAGGTGCGGCCCCTACCTCAGCAGCGGGGACTTTGCGGATGCGCTCAGCGTGCACTCCGCCGGCTCCTCCAGCTCCGACGTGGAGGAGATCAACATGAGCTTTGTCCCGGAGTCCCCCGATGGCCAGGAAAAGAAG TTCTGGGAGTCAGCGTCCCAGTCATCCCCGGAGACCTCGGGCATCAGCTCTGCCTCCAGCAGCACCTCGTCCTCTTCGGCCTCCACCACGCCTGTGGCCAGCACACGCACCCACAAGCGCTCCGTCTCAGGGGTCTGCGGCCACGGCGCCTCACTGCCGCTCTACAACCAGCAGGTGGGCGACTGCTGCATCATCCGCGTCAGCCTGGACGTGGACAACGGCAACATGTACAAGAGCATCCTG GTGACCAGCCAAGATAAGGCTCCGGCCGTGATCCGCAAGGCCATGGACAAACACAACCTGGATGAGGATGAGCCAGAGGACTACGAGCTGGTACAGATCATTTCAGAGGATCGGA AGCTGAAGATACCCGAGAACGCCAATGTATTCTATGCCATGAACTCTGCCGCCAACTACGACTTTGTCCTGAAGAAGCGGAACTTCACCAAAGGGGCAAAGGTCAAGCATGGAGCCAGCTCCACCCTCCCCCGCATGAAGCAGAAAGGACTCAAGATTGCCAAGGGCATCTTCTGA